AGCAACCGGGCGCGGCCGGCGCCCAAACCGCAGCGGCAGCGCCGAGACCATCAGCCACGCCTTGCGCCACGCCGGCAACGATAGCCGCCGCACAAGTACCGTCTCGGGCCGGCGCCGCACTTCGCTCAGAATCGCGTGGTAGATGTTGTACATCGCGACAAACGCCGCACGACCTTCGGGTTCGAGCCAGGCCGCCAGTGGTGCCGCATCGGCATAGAGCTGCTCGGCGCGGGCCGCTTCGAACTCGATCAGCCGGCGAAACCGCTCATCAGCCACTCCGGCGATCAGGTCCTCGCGCGTGTAGCCAAATTGCTGCATGTCTTCGACCGGCAGGTACACGCGACCGGCCCGAGCATCCTCGCCCAGATCGCGCAGGATGTTGGTCAATTGAAACGCCAGCCCGCACCGCCGCGCCGGTTCGAGAGCGGCCCGGCTCGAGAAACCCCAGACATGAATGCACGACAGGCCCACGACCGAGGCGACGTGATGACAATACACGGCCAACTCGTCGTACGTTGCGTACCCGACGGGGCGCAAGTCCATCTCGACACCGGTGATCGCCGCGGTGAGATAATCGACGGGAATCGAGAACTGCTCGACCGTATCGGCAACAGCCGGCAAGATCGGGTGCTGGCTGCGGCCGGCCAGGGCCTCATCGAACGCGGCACGCCACGCTTGCAGCGCCGCTGCGCGCTCGGCCACGGGCGCGTCACTGTCGGCCAGATCGTCGGTGTGCCGCAGGAAGGCATACAGGGCGTACATCGCCCGCCGTTTGGGACCGGGCAGCAACAGGAACGA
This portion of the Pirellulales bacterium genome encodes:
- a CDS encoding phytoene/squalene synthase family protein, with product MSSSLDRSYAACRVIARRAAKNFFYSFLLLPGPKRRAMYALYAFLRHTDDLADSDAPVAERAAALQAWRAAFDEALAGRSQHPILPAVADTVEQFSIPVDYLTAAITGVEMDLRPVGYATYDELAVYCHHVASVVGLSCIHVWGFSSRAALEPARRCGLAFQLTNILRDLGEDARAGRVYLPVEDMQQFGYTREDLIAGVADERFRRLIEFEAARAEQLYADAAPLAAWLEPEGRAAFVAMYNIYHAILSEVRRRPETVLVRRLSLPAWRKAWLMVSALPLRFGRRPRPVASVARGSV